The Enterococcus rotai genome includes a window with the following:
- the ygfK gene encoding putative selenate reductase subunit YgfK encodes MSDIMHPISIDGLLNWILNEYKNESTIFGVRKFYKADPSKTMPLFGEKMETPCGPAAGPHTQLSQNIIASYLTGSRFFEVKTVQVIDGEDLPVSKPCITAADECYNVEWSTELRVPQAYDEYVKGWFVLKLLSKELGLGDPDGFIFNMSVGYDLAGIQSPKVDKYITDMQDAENTPIWQECKAAAYKYLPQFNSIDKEFIEGISPNVCRSITLSTLHGCPSDEIERITTYLLEEKGLNSFIKCNPTMLGYEYTRQTMDELGFDYMVFDDHHFVADLQFEDAVPMLKRLQTLANKKRLNFGVKITNTFPVGIAEDELPGDEMYMSGRSLFPLSISLAKKLSDAFDGKLQISYSGGADIFNIKDIFDAGIWPITMATTLLKPGGYQRMNQVANLLSESEYPTQVRVDLDKLTAIVEKAKTQGRYKKSIKLPESPKLRTTVPLTNCYTAPCRSDGGCPIDQDIPAYLRYVSEGNYLEALKVIVDKNPLPFITGTICAHPCMTKCTRQFYEGSIKIREAKLEAAEHAYDELMATMEKPVRKENAPKTAVVGGGPAGISAGFLLAREGMPVTIFEKADTIGGVCSQIVPEFRISMKSVQNDVEMAKFMGAEFKTGKAAPSIEALREQGYTNVIYAIGAWKHGKLRLEAGETLNSLEFLKANRENPQVNPYGEQIVVVGGGNTAMDCARAATTLPGVKKVSVVYRRDKRNMPADEEELYFALEDGVEFLELLSPIKLDNGLLTCEKMRLGERDSSGRRKPVATGEYKEVPADTVVAAVGEKVDTDFYQSIGITTDQYGKVVSNPATLETNLKDVYVIGDANLGPATIVEAIADATKAAGNICQIHNDHYEQTNLNDDFTAVRNKRGLLETNEALCGQASNCLECSTICESCMDVCPNRANIVVTVKGQPQIVHVDRMCNECGNCETFCPYASAPYKDKFTLFNTEADFQNSTNSGFYVIDPREKICLVRLWGNTSTVHLTAQGAAIPADIIELMDTMIEEYEYCMQM; translated from the coding sequence ATGAGTGACATCATGCACCCGATTTCGATCGATGGGTTATTGAACTGGATCTTAAACGAATATAAAAATGAATCAACAATTTTTGGTGTAAGAAAGTTTTATAAAGCTGATCCCAGTAAGACAATGCCTTTATTTGGTGAAAAAATGGAGACACCTTGTGGCCCTGCTGCAGGACCACATACCCAGTTATCTCAAAATATTATTGCCTCTTATTTGACCGGTTCACGTTTTTTTGAAGTTAAAACAGTTCAAGTCATTGATGGAGAAGATTTACCAGTAAGCAAGCCATGTATTACAGCAGCAGATGAATGTTACAACGTAGAATGGTCAACTGAATTGCGTGTTCCTCAAGCTTACGACGAATATGTCAAAGGGTGGTTTGTTTTAAAACTACTTAGTAAAGAACTTGGTTTAGGAGACCCAGATGGTTTTATTTTCAACATGAGTGTTGGGTATGACTTAGCTGGTATTCAGTCGCCAAAAGTTGATAAATATATTACAGATATGCAAGATGCTGAAAATACACCGATTTGGCAAGAATGTAAAGCAGCTGCTTATAAATACCTACCTCAATTCAACTCTATCGACAAAGAATTTATCGAAGGAATCAGTCCAAATGTATGTCGTTCGATCACACTTTCTACGCTCCATGGCTGTCCATCAGACGAAATCGAGCGAATCACAACGTATTTATTAGAAGAAAAAGGGTTGAATTCATTTATTAAGTGTAATCCAACTATGCTTGGTTATGAGTACACACGTCAAACAATGGATGAACTAGGTTTTGATTATATGGTTTTTGATGATCATCATTTTGTAGCAGATCTACAATTTGAAGATGCGGTTCCGATGCTAAAACGACTACAGACTTTAGCAAACAAGAAAAGGTTAAACTTTGGCGTGAAAATCACGAATACTTTTCCTGTTGGGATTGCTGAAGATGAATTGCCTGGGGATGAAATGTATATGTCAGGACGTTCATTATTCCCATTGAGTATTTCCTTAGCTAAAAAATTGTCGGATGCATTCGATGGGAAACTACAAATTTCTTATTCTGGCGGTGCAGATATTTTCAATATTAAAGACATTTTTGATGCGGGGATTTGGCCGATTACGATGGCTACAACATTATTGAAACCAGGTGGATATCAACGCATGAACCAAGTAGCGAATCTGTTAAGTGAATCAGAATATCCAACGCAAGTACGTGTTGATTTAGATAAACTGACAGCAATCGTTGAAAAAGCAAAAACACAAGGTCGCTACAAAAAATCAATCAAATTACCTGAAAGTCCTAAGCTACGTACAACCGTTCCATTAACCAATTGCTACACAGCTCCTTGTCGCAGTGACGGTGGTTGTCCAATCGATCAAGATATTCCAGCCTATCTTCGTTACGTTAGCGAAGGCAACTATTTGGAGGCCTTGAAAGTGATCGTGGATAAAAATCCGTTGCCTTTCATAACGGGAACAATTTGTGCTCATCCTTGTATGACAAAATGTACCCGTCAGTTCTATGAAGGATCGATCAAAATTCGTGAGGCAAAACTGGAAGCGGCTGAACATGCTTATGACGAATTAATGGCGACGATGGAAAAACCAGTTCGAAAGGAAAATGCGCCTAAAACGGCGGTTGTAGGTGGTGGACCAGCTGGAATCTCTGCTGGATTCTTACTTGCTCGTGAAGGAATGCCAGTTACTATATTTGAAAAAGCAGATACGATCGGCGGAGTTTGTAGTCAAATCGTACCAGAATTTAGAATTTCAATGAAATCTGTTCAAAACGATGTTGAAATGGCTAAATTTATGGGAGCAGAATTTAAGACTGGGAAAGCTGCACCGAGTATTGAAGCATTACGTGAACAAGGCTATACCAATGTTATTTATGCAATCGGTGCATGGAAACATGGGAAGCTAAGATTAGAAGCAGGTGAAACGTTAAACTCGTTAGAATTTTTAAAAGCCAATCGCGAAAATCCTCAAGTTAATCCATATGGTGAACAAATCGTAGTGGTTGGCGGTGGAAATACTGCGATGGATTGTGCTAGAGCTGCGACTACTTTGCCTGGAGTGAAGAAGGTTTCTGTTGTTTATCGTCGAGACAAACGTAATATGCCTGCTGATGAGGAAGAATTGTACTTCGCGTTAGAAGATGGTGTGGAATTCTTAGAGCTATTGTCACCAATTAAATTGGATAATGGGCTGTTAACTTGTGAAAAGATGCGCTTAGGTGAACGTGACAGCTCTGGTCGTCGTAAACCTGTTGCTACGGGCGAATATAAGGAAGTTCCAGCAGATACGGTTGTTGCTGCTGTAGGTGAAAAAGTTGATACAGACTTCTATCAATCAATTGGGATTACAACTGATCAATATGGGAAAGTCGTGTCAAATCCAGCAACGTTAGAAACAAACTTAAAAGATGTTTATGTGATTGGGGATGCTAATCTAGGGCCGGCAACCATTGTGGAAGCCATTGCTGACGCAACGAAAGCTGCAGGAAATATTTGTCAAATCCATAATGATCATTATGAACAAACAAATCTAAACGATGATTTTACAGCTGTGCGTAATAAACGAGGCCTACTAGAAACAAATGAAGCATTGTGCGGCCAAGCAAGCAATTGTTTAGAATGTTCAACGATCTGCGAATCTTGTATGGATGTTTGTCCAAATAGAGCCAACATTGTTGTAACAGTCAAAGGGCAACCACAAATTGTCCATGTTGATCGCATGTGTAATGAATGCGGCAACTGTGAAACGTTTTGTCCTTATGCAAGTGCACCATACAAAGATAAATTTACGCTATTCAATACGGAAGCTGATTTTCAAAATAGTACGAATTCAGGTTTTTACGTTATTGACCCAAGAGAAAAAATTTGCCTGGTTCGTTTATGGGGCAATACATCAACGGTTCATTTAACGGCACAAGGAGCTGCTATTCCTGCAGATATCATCGAATTGATGGATACGATGATCGAAGAATACGAATACTGTATGCAAATGTAA
- a CDS encoding helix-turn-helix transcriptional regulator, whose product MLSDEKLNFLTQVAKALAGQFGENCEIVIHKINENNVNNTIVSIENGHVSSRQLGDGPSQVVLEALKKDPADLIDHVNYLTRTHDGRILKSSTVYFKDKSGSLDGIFAINYDITALIAAESTLKSLVSIDEKEDEKEPDYIPQDINELLDDLIDESVKLVGKPVPLMTKDDKIKCIQFLNSKGAFLVTKSGDKVAGFFNISKYTLYSYIDAK is encoded by the coding sequence ATGCTTTCCGATGAAAAATTAAATTTTCTGACTCAAGTTGCTAAAGCTTTGGCTGGTCAATTTGGTGAAAATTGTGAAATCGTTATTCATAAAATCAATGAAAACAATGTTAACAATACCATCGTCTCTATTGAAAATGGTCATGTTTCTTCACGTCAGCTTGGAGATGGACCTTCTCAAGTTGTTTTAGAGGCGTTAAAAAAAGATCCAGCTGATTTGATCGATCACGTCAATTATTTGACGCGAACACATGATGGTCGTATTTTAAAGTCAAGCACCGTTTATTTCAAAGATAAATCTGGTAGCTTAGATGGAATTTTTGCTATCAATTATGACATCACCGCTTTGATTGCGGCCGAATCAACGTTAAAATCACTTGTTTCAATCGATGAAAAAGAGGATGAGAAAGAACCAGATTATATTCCTCAAGATATCAATGAACTCTTAGATGATTTGATTGATGAATCAGTGAAATTAGTTGGCAAACCTGTTCCATTGATGACAAAAGATGATAAAATCAAATGCATCCAGTTTTTAAATAGCAAAGGAGCCTTTTTGGTAACAAAATCAGGCGACAAAGTAGCTGGAT
- the ssnA gene encoding putative aminohydrolase SsnA, translating to MLLIGNGRLITRDKEGTFFENGCVAIEGQKIKAVGATTDLRKEFPKAEFIDAKGGVIMPGFINMHNHIYSTFARGLSINNYHPKNFMDILEGQWWRIDRTLNLEDSYHSAKIAYLDSIKNGVTTVFDHHASYGAIEGSLTQLSNAADELGVRTCLCYEVSDRDGEAKMKAAVKENADFIKTSGERRDDMQKAMMGMHAAFTLSDKSLEHCAAYTPEGVGYHIHIAEDIADVYDSLAKYGKPIVNRLYDLGILGKQTMAGHCIHINPHEMELLRDTNTMVVTNPESNMGNAVGCPPAMRMLNEYGILMGLGTDGYTNDLTESYKVGNIIHKHHLADPNAAWAEIPQMLFNNNPQMANRYFEKKLGVLEAEAAADVIVLDYNGPTPMTKDNYNAHILFGMNGGAVTDTIINGEIRMKNREVQGVDEEKIWHDAQVQAQSLWTRINS from the coding sequence ATGTTATTAATTGGAAATGGACGGCTGATCACACGAGACAAGGAAGGGACATTTTTTGAGAACGGTTGTGTAGCGATTGAGGGTCAGAAAATCAAAGCAGTAGGAGCAACAACAGATTTACGCAAAGAGTTTCCCAAAGCTGAATTTATTGATGCCAAAGGCGGCGTGATCATGCCAGGATTTATCAATATGCACAATCATATCTATAGTACATTCGCTAGAGGATTAAGTATCAATAACTATCATCCTAAAAATTTTATGGATATTTTAGAGGGACAATGGTGGCGTATCGATCGAACCTTGAATTTAGAAGATTCTTATCATAGTGCAAAAATTGCTTATCTAGACAGCATCAAAAATGGCGTAACGACGGTTTTTGATCATCATGCGAGTTATGGAGCGATTGAAGGCAGTTTAACGCAACTTTCTAATGCCGCCGATGAACTGGGAGTTCGTACTTGTTTATGTTATGAAGTATCCGATCGAGATGGCGAAGCGAAAATGAAAGCAGCAGTTAAAGAAAATGCTGATTTTATCAAGACAAGTGGTGAACGCCGTGATGATATGCAAAAAGCGATGATGGGGATGCATGCAGCCTTTACGTTATCAGACAAATCGTTAGAACATTGTGCTGCTTATACGCCAGAAGGAGTTGGCTATCATATCCATATTGCAGAAGACATCGCTGATGTATACGATTCACTTGCAAAATATGGAAAACCAATCGTAAATCGTTTATATGACTTGGGTATTTTAGGGAAACAAACAATGGCGGGGCACTGTATTCATATCAATCCTCATGAAATGGAACTATTGCGAGATACCAATACAATGGTTGTAACAAATCCAGAATCAAATATGGGAAATGCTGTAGGCTGTCCGCCAGCAATGCGGATGCTTAATGAGTATGGCATTTTAATGGGACTGGGAACGGATGGTTATACGAATGATCTTACAGAATCATACAAGGTAGGAAATATCATTCATAAACATCATTTAGCAGATCCGAATGCTGCTTGGGCGGAAATTCCACAGATGTTATTCAATAATAATCCACAAATGGCAAATCGCTATTTTGAAAAAAAACTTGGCGTTTTAGAAGCAGAGGCAGCAGCAGATGTGATTGTATTGGACTATAATGGACCAACACCAATGACAAAAGACAACTATAATGCTCATATTCTATTTGGCATGAATGGTGGAGCCGTTACCGATACGATTATCAATGGCGAAATTCGTATGAAAAATAGAGAAGTACAGGGCGTTGATGAAGAAAAAATCTGGCATGATGCGCAAGTACAAGCACAATCGCTTTGGACAAGAATCAATAGCTAG